A stretch of the Mycolicibacterium celeriflavum genome encodes the following:
- a CDS encoding alpha/beta fold hydrolase, with protein sequence MTASGASAERKSVVVDGLVTGYLEAGQGDPVVLLHGGEFGVGAEIGWERNIAALAEHYRVLALDMLGFGESAKVVDFNDGRGMRIRHIARFCEVVDVDTAHFVGNSMGAVNLFVDATSESPVLPARSLVTICGGGEIQRNEHSAVLYDYDATLAGMRRIVEALFFDPSYPVDQAYVRRRYEASIAPGAWEALAAARFRRPGLDAPPLPSSKRAYGRIDVPTLVVEGGGDKLLPNGWAAEIAGQISGGRSAVIENAGHCPQIEQPDAVNELLLGFFAEIHEGAAT encoded by the coding sequence GTGACCGCTTCGGGCGCTTCCGCGGAACGCAAGTCCGTCGTGGTTGACGGGCTTGTCACCGGCTACCTCGAAGCGGGACAAGGCGATCCGGTGGTGCTGCTGCACGGCGGCGAGTTCGGGGTGGGCGCCGAGATCGGCTGGGAGCGCAACATCGCCGCACTGGCCGAGCACTACCGCGTGCTGGCCCTCGACATGCTCGGCTTCGGCGAGTCGGCGAAGGTCGTCGACTTCAATGACGGCCGGGGCATGCGGATCCGGCACATCGCGCGGTTCTGCGAAGTCGTCGATGTCGACACCGCGCATTTCGTGGGCAATTCGATGGGCGCGGTGAACCTGTTCGTCGATGCCACCTCCGAATCGCCGGTGCTGCCCGCGCGCAGCCTGGTGACCATCTGCGGCGGCGGCGAGATTCAGCGCAACGAACACTCGGCCGTCCTCTACGACTACGACGCGACGCTCGCCGGGATGCGCCGGATCGTGGAGGCGCTGTTCTTCGACCCGTCGTATCCGGTCGACCAGGCATACGTGCGGCGGCGCTATGAGGCCAGCATCGCACCCGGCGCGTGGGAAGCATTGGCTGCCGCGCGGTTTCGGCGCCCCGGCCTGGACGCACCGCCGTTGCCGTCGAGCAAGCGGGCCTACGGGCGCATCGACGTACCGACGCTGGTCGTCGAGGGCGGCGGCGACAAGCTGCTCCCGAACGGCTGGGCCGCCGAGATAGCGGGCCAGATATCAGGCGGCCGCTCGGCGGTGATCGAGAACGCGGGGCACTGCCCGCAGATCGAGCAACCCGACGCGGTCAACGAACTACTGCTCGGCTTCTTCGCCGAGATACACGAAGGGGCGGCGACATGA
- a CDS encoding SDR family NAD(P)-dependent oxidoreductase has product MTGELEGKVAVVTGGASGLGEGLVRRFCAEGAKVVVGDIDCDGGAQLVTDLADQIRFVETDVAEVDQVTRLVTTAVEEFDGLHVMVNNAGVSGKMFPKFLDDDLADFHRVMAINVLAVMAGTRDAARHMSRHGGGSIINLTSIGGIQAGGGVMTYRASKAAVIQFTKSAAIDLAHHEIRVNALAPGNIRTAIVRKSATGEDLEKLEEFEAKIREQMRNDRPLKREGTVDDVAEAALYFATDRSRYVTGTVLPIDGGTSAGKVIVRKSTP; this is encoded by the coding sequence ATGACCGGCGAACTGGAAGGCAAGGTTGCGGTCGTCACCGGCGGTGCCTCCGGACTGGGCGAGGGCCTGGTGCGACGATTCTGTGCCGAGGGAGCCAAGGTGGTCGTCGGCGACATCGACTGCGACGGAGGCGCACAACTCGTCACGGACCTCGCGGACCAGATCCGGTTCGTCGAAACCGATGTGGCCGAGGTCGATCAGGTGACCCGATTGGTGACAACGGCCGTCGAGGAGTTCGATGGCCTGCACGTCATGGTGAACAACGCCGGCGTGTCGGGCAAGATGTTCCCGAAGTTCCTCGACGATGATCTCGCGGACTTCCACCGGGTGATGGCGATCAATGTGCTCGCCGTGATGGCGGGTACCCGTGACGCCGCCCGGCACATGTCCCGACACGGTGGCGGATCGATCATCAACCTGACCTCGATCGGCGGCATCCAGGCCGGCGGCGGGGTGATGACCTATCGCGCGTCCAAGGCGGCCGTCATCCAGTTCACCAAGTCGGCGGCAATTGATCTGGCGCATCACGAGATTCGTGTCAACGCGCTCGCGCCCGGCAACATCCGCACTGCGATCGTGCGCAAGTCCGCGACGGGCGAGGACCTCGAAAAGCTGGAGGAGTTCGAGGCGAAGATCCGTGAACAGATGCGCAATGACCGCCCGCTGAAGCGGGAAGGCACGGTCGACGACGTCGCCGAGGCCGCGCTCTACTTCGCCACTGACCGATCGCGGTATGTCACCGGAACGGTGCTGCCGATCGACGGCGGCACGAGCGCGGGCAAGGTGATCGTTCGCAAGTCGACGCCATGA
- a CDS encoding TetR/AcrR family transcriptional regulator — protein MTTLNQSLDLTVAQRLTVTVTTARSVRTERASITREAILAAAERLFAEHGVYAVSNRQVSEAAGQGNNAAVGYHFGTKADLVRAIEQKHRVSIERLLARMLAAIGDSTELRDWIACMVCSLTEHLDQLGNPTWYARFAAQALADPAYQKIVVKDALASPSLLQVVDGITRCLPDLPMPVVIERNIMVRNLMMHTCADFERAFAEGADMPRTTWSSVASGLIDAIVGLWRAPITEQP, from the coding sequence ATGACGACTTTAAATCAGTCGCTTGACTTAACCGTCGCGCAGCGGTTGACTGTGACCGTGACCACTGCCAGAAGTGTGCGCACCGAGCGCGCCAGCATCACGCGGGAAGCGATCTTGGCCGCCGCCGAGCGGCTGTTCGCCGAACATGGCGTGTACGCGGTATCGAACCGCCAGGTCAGCGAGGCCGCCGGGCAAGGCAACAACGCCGCGGTCGGCTATCACTTCGGCACCAAGGCCGATCTGGTGCGCGCGATCGAGCAGAAGCACCGCGTGTCGATCGAGCGGCTGCTGGCGCGCATGCTGGCAGCGATCGGGGACTCGACCGAATTGCGCGACTGGATCGCCTGCATGGTCTGTTCGCTCACCGAACACCTGGACCAACTCGGGAACCCGACGTGGTATGCGCGGTTCGCCGCGCAGGCGCTGGCCGACCCCGCCTACCAGAAGATCGTCGTCAAGGATGCGCTGGCCTCGCCGTCGCTGCTGCAGGTCGTCGACGGCATCACCCGCTGCCTGCCCGATCTGCCCATGCCGGTTGTCATCGAGCGCAACATCATGGTGCGCAACCTGATGATGCACACCTGCGCCGATTTCGAACGGGCCTTCGCCGAGGGCGCCGACATGCCCAGAACCACCTGGAGTTCGGTGGCTTCGGGCCTCATCGACGCGATCGTCGGGTTGTGGCGGGCACCGATCACGGAGCAGCCCTGA
- a CDS encoding ferredoxin, which translates to MKVAVDQDKCVSSGLCVLNASDTFDQRDDDGVVVLLEHSPSGSQAENARKAAAACPALAIHIEE; encoded by the coding sequence ATGAAAGTCGCAGTCGACCAAGACAAATGCGTGTCCTCCGGGCTGTGCGTGCTCAACGCGAGCGACACCTTCGACCAGCGCGACGACGACGGCGTCGTGGTCCTGCTCGAGCACAGCCCCTCGGGGTCCCAGGCTGAGAACGCCCGCAAGGCGGCCGCGGCCTGCCCCGCACTCGCCATCCACATCGAGGAGTGA